The uncultured Methanomethylovorans sp. genome contains a region encoding:
- a CDS encoding DUF86 domain-containing protein translates to MEAAEDFVSDCTFEDFIGDTKTQYAVIRALEIIGEAAKNVPEDIRQKYPSIPWKDLAGIRDKLIHAYFGVNLEVVWLSVKEGIPESKPVIGSLLAELDL, encoded by the coding sequence ATGGAGGCAGCAGAGGACTTTGTCAGCGACTGTACATTTGAGGATTTTATCGGGGACACCAAGACACAATACGCAGTAATCCGGGCTCTTGAAATAATCGGCGAGGCAGCAAAGAATGTTCCTGAAGATATAAGACAAAAGTATCCCTCGATTCCATGGAAAGATTTGGCAGGCATACGAGATAAATTAATTCACGCCTATTTTGGCGTAAATCTTGAAGTGGTTTGGCTTAGTGTAAAAGAAGGTATTCCAGAATCAAAGCCTGTGATAGGGAGTTTACTGGCTGAGTTAGACCTATAG
- a CDS encoding type II toxin-antitoxin system RelE/ParE family toxin, with amino-acid sequence MSYALCIDPSCKKEIKRITKKNPQLQSILEKKVTEILENPTYYKPLRNDLAGYYRAHVMTRFVLIFAVNVEERIVLLVHFSHHDDAYQN; translated from the coding sequence GTGAGTTATGCGCTTTGCATTGATCCATCCTGTAAAAAAGAGATCAAGCGGATAACAAAGAAAAATCCCCAACTACAAAGTATTCTCGAAAAGAAGGTTACTGAGATACTAGAAAATCCTACTTATTATAAACCACTGCGCAATGATCTTGCTGGTTATTATAGAGCACACGTTATGACGAGGTTTGTATTGATCTTCGCCGTAAATGTGGAAGAAAGAATTGTTTTACTGGTACATTTTTCTCACCATGACGATGCATATCAAAATTGA
- a CDS encoding YgiT-type zinc finger protein, whose product MIIMIPDRCSFCKGKLVKGKHEFIVKGESKVLSIKDVDAFICQECREAYHTPETSRKIDKIVRKFHDSTLLVHPLAAGELSLSETETESCS is encoded by the coding sequence ATGATCATAATGATCCCGGATAGATGCAGTTTCTGTAAGGGTAAGCTTGTAAAGGGGAAGCATGAGTTCATTGTAAAGGGAGAGTCAAAAGTGCTTTCCATAAAGGATGTAGATGCTTTCATCTGTCAGGAGTGCAGAGAAGCTTATCACACGCCTGAAACTTCCAGAAAGATCGATAAGATCGTGCGGAAATTCCATGATTCTACCTTGCTAGTGCACCCTCTTGCTGCCGGAGAATTGAGCCTTAGTGAAACAGAAACTGAAAGTTGCAGCTAA
- a CDS encoding DUF86 domain-containing protein, which produces MRSPRLYLSEMLAAIKAIENFTLGMDKETFLDDEKTKSAVVRQFEILGEAAKSVPNEIKSLAPELHWRGIAGMRDRLVHAYFRVDYDLVWNTIQNELPLLEKQLTVLIEKLKKDH; this is translated from the coding sequence ATGAGGTCTCCACGCCTCTATCTATCCGAAATGCTTGCAGCTATTAAGGCCATTGAAAATTTTACGCTTGGAATGGACAAAGAAACTTTTCTAGACGACGAAAAAACAAAAAGTGCTGTTGTTCGCCAATTTGAGATTCTCGGAGAAGCCGCAAAATCCGTCCCTAATGAAATTAAGTCTCTAGCACCAGAACTGCATTGGAGAGGTATTGCAGGGATGCGTGATCGCCTTGTTCATGCCTATTTCCGAGTAGATTACGATCTAGTATGGAATACAATTCAAAATGAACTTCCTTTGCTTGAGAAACAACTTACCGTGTTGATAGAAAAATTGAAAAAAGATCATTGA
- a CDS encoding nucleotidyltransferase family protein: MEIEDIKSIIKSNSQNISTRFKAEVIGIFGSYARGEEKKDSDIDILVKFEKGATLFDLVELSEYLENILGIPVDVVSQRALHPMIKDEVLKEMVAL, from the coding sequence ATGGAGATCGAAGATATTAAATCTATTATCAAAAGCAATAGCCAGAATATAAGCACTAGGTTCAAAGCAGAAGTTATAGGTATTTTCGGTTCCTATGCACGCGGTGAGGAGAAAAAAGACAGTGATATTGATATTCTAGTGAAGTTCGAAAAAGGAGCCACACTTTTTGATCTTGTGGAGCTTTCAGAATATCTTGAAAATATACTTGGCATTCCTGTAGATGTAGTATCCCAACGTGCACTACATCCTATGATAAAAGATGAGGTTTTGAAGGAAATGGTGGCTTTATGA
- a CDS encoding nucleotidyltransferase family protein, with protein MPHNANVETYRRKLHEMLPELKKDYNVSYIGLFGSYVRGENTPESDLDILVEFSRTPTIFGFVHLENYLSDSLGVKVDLVMKSALRPNIGKYILKEVEAV; from the coding sequence ATGCCACATAATGCAAATGTTGAAACTTACAGACGCAAGCTCCACGAAATGCTGCCGGAGCTGAAAAAGGATTATAATGTCAGTTACATCGGACTGTTCGGATCCTATGTACGTGGGGAGAATACTCCTGAAAGTGATCTTGACATACTTGTGGAGTTCAGCAGGACACCCACCATCTTCGGGTTCGTCCATCTCGAGAACTACCTGTCCGATTCCCTGGGAGTCAAAGTGGACCTGGTTATGAAAAGTGCACTTAGACCAAATATTGGGAAATACATATTAAAAGAAGTCGAAGCTGTCTGA